The genomic window AGGGCCTTGGCCCGAAGGCCAATCTCCGTCCCTTTCGAGACGGCATCTCTCAGAATATCACCTGTAGACAGGTGTATCAAAGACCTTTTTTGAACCAGGCGCTTGGCCTGGGTTCCCTTTCCGCTGCCAGGGGCCCCGAGAAGGATATGGATTTTCATGGCGTCTTCGCTCCCGAGCGTGCCAGCCGGCCACCCCGGATGCGACCCTTCTCCAGGAACCCGTCGTAGCGGCGCATCACCTGATAGCTCTCAAGCTGGGCCACGGTATCCATGGCCACGCCCACGACGATGAGGAGGGAGGTTCCGCCGAAGTAGAAATTCAGTCCCGGCATGGAATTGGTGATCACGAGGGGAACGATGGAAACCAGGGCCAGGTAGACGGCGCCCGCGAAGGTCAGCTTCGAGAGGATGCTGTCCATGTAGACCGAGGTCTCCTTGCCGGGCCGGATGCCGGGGATGTAGCCCCCGGACCGCTTCATGTTGTCGGCGGTCTCGTCCGGATTGAAGACGATGCTGGTGTAGAAGAAGGCGAAGAAGATGACCACGCCCACGAAGATCGGGGTGTAGGTCCAGAAGTGGGACTGCGGGCTGATGTAGCTGGAGGCCTTGCTCAGCCACTCCCACCGCGTGAACTGGGCGATGGTGGCGGGGAAGAAGATCACCGAGCTGGCGAAGATCACCGGCATGACGCCCGCGGTGTTCACCTTGAGGGGCAGGTAGGAACTGCGCTGGCTGGCCATCCGGGAGGAATCCACCCGGCGGGCGTAGTGGATGGGGATGTTCCGGTAGGCGTTCTCCACGAGGACGACGGCCAGGAGGACGACGGTCATGGAAGCCAGCAGGAGGAGGAAGACGCCCGGAGGGGCCACGTTGCCGGCGCCCTTGAGGGACGCCATGAACATGGTGCCGATGGTCTCCATCGCCTTGGGCAGGCCCGAGACGATGCCGGCGAAGATCAGGAGCGAGATGCCGTTGCCGACCCCCCGGTCCGTGATCTGCTCGCCGATCCACATCACGAAGATGGTGCCGGTGGATAAGGTAAAGGCGCACAGGATCTTGAAGCCGAGGCCGGGATTGATGACCACGTCGGGCCCCAGGCTCTGGGCCAGGGACGCGATGCCGAAACCCTGCACGAAGGCCAGGCCCACGGTGAGGAACCGGGTCCACTGGTTGATCTTCTGGCGGCCGGCCTCGCCCTCCTTCTTCTGGAGGTTCTCGAGGGCCGGGACCACCGCGCCCATGAGCTGGAGCACGATGCTGGCCGTGATGTACGGGGTGATGCCCAGGGCGAACACCGAGAACTTCTTGAAGGCGCCGCCCGAGAACAGGTCAACCACGTTCAACAGATCCCCCGCCTTGCCCAGGTTCTTGGCCAGGGCTTCGGCGTTGACGCCGGGCACCGACACGTGCACGCCGAGCCGGTAGATCACCAGCATCGTCAGCGTGAACAGCAGGCGCTTGCGAAGTTCGGGGTTGGAGAACAACTGCCGGAGCTTTTCCATGCGTTTCAAATCCTAACGGGAAGGACTACTTGGACGCCTGCTTGGAGCAGGGGGGCTCCTGGATGGTGCCGCCGACGGCCAGGATGGCCTCGCGGGCGCCCTTGGTGACGCGGTCTGCCACCACGGTGATCTTGTGGGTCAGTTCGCCGCGCTTGAGGACCACGATCCCGCCCATCTTGGGGTCAAGCAGGTTCTTGTCCTTCATGGCTTCCAGGCACACGGTCTCGCCTTCGGCGAAATGGGTGCTGATGAAGTCCAGGCCCAGCTCCTGGAGCTGGATGGCATGGATGTTGGTGAAGCCGCGCTTGGGGAGGCGGCGGTGGAGGGGCATCTGGCCACCCTCGAAGCCGCGCTGAGAGCTGTAGCCCCGGCGGGACTTCTGGCCCTTTTCGCCGGCTCCGGCGGTCTTGCCGTTGCCGGAGCCCTTGCCCCGGCCGATGCGCTTGCGGTTCTTCGTGGCGCCCTCTGCGGGCCTGAGTTCGTTGAGCTTCATGTCTTACCCCTTCACCGTGACGTCGATGAGGTAGGGAATGCGCTTGACCATGCCATGCACATTCGGCGTGTACTCGCACTCCCGCTTGTCTCCGACCTTCTTGAGACCGAGGGTCTGGAGGAACGCACGATGCTTGGGCACGGTGCAGATGCTGGAGCGCCTGAGGGTGATGACGACCTGCTTGCCGAGGAGCTGGGACATTTAGGCCTCCGCCTGATCCAGGCCACGGTTGGTCATGACCGTGTAGGGATCCATGAGGTTCTTGAAACCCTCGAAGGTGGCGCGAACCACGTTGTGGGGGTTGGAGGAACCGAGGCTCTTGGTGAGCACGTTGTTGATGCCGGCGGCTTCCATGATGGCGCGGACGGCGGCGCCGGCGATGATGCCGGTGCCCTCGGGAGCGGGCTTCATGAGGACCGAACCGGAGCCGAAGCGGCCGGTGATGGGATGGGGCAGGCTGCGGTTGGGCGACACGGGAACGTGGATCATGTTCCGCTTGGCGCTCTCGATGCCCTTCTTGATGGCGGAAGGCACTTCCAGCGCCTTGCCGAGGCCGAAGCCCACCTTGCCGTTGCCGTCGCCCACGACCACCAGCGCGCTGAAGGAGAAGTTCTTGCCCCCCTTCACGACCTTGGTGACGCGGCCCACGTAGATGACCTGGTCCTTCATTTCGCCTTGCTGGTCGCCGCTCTGGGAGTTGGGCTTGGTGTCTGGTGCATTGTATGCCATGTTCCTCACCCTCCTAGAACTGGAGCCCGGCAGCCCGGGCGCTGTCAGCCAGCGCCTTGACGCGGCCGTGATAGACATAACCGTTGCGGTCGAACACCACGGACGTGATGCCCTTTTCCTTCAGGCGAGCGGCGATGCTCTCCCCGACGGCCTTGGCGGCTGCGATGTTGGAGCCGGAGGCCAGGGTTTCCCGCAGGCCCTTTTCGAGGGACGAGCTGGCGGCGATGGTGACACCCTGGGTGTCATCCACGGCCTGCACGTAGATCCTCTTGAGGCTCTTGTAGATGGTGAGACGCGGACGCTCGGGGGTGCCGGAAATGCGGCCCCGGATGCGATTCTTGGTCTTCTGACGGCGGATCGAGATGTCGTTAGCCATGGTTGCTCCCTACTTCCCGGTCTTGCCGGCCTTGCGGCGGATGACTTCACCCGTGTACTGGACGCCCTTGCCCTTGTAGGGCTCCGGCTTCCGGTACTTGCGGATGTCCGCTGCGACCTGGCCGACCAACTGGCGGTCGATCCCGGTCACGACGAGGTGAGTGTTCTTTTCCACGGCGATCGTGATGCCCTGGGGAGCGGCATAGTTGATCGGGTGGCTGTAGCCCAGGTCGAGGCGGAGGTTTTCGCCGTCCATGGCAGCCTTGTAGCCGACGCCGACGATGTCCAGTTCCTTCTTCCAGCCCGTGGTCACGCCGACGACGGCGTTGTTGATCAGGGCGCGGGTGAGGCCGTGGAAGGCCCGGTTCTGGGCTTCGTCATTGACGCGGGTAAGGTTGATGGAATCGGCCGCGACTTCGACGGTGATCCCCTGGGGGATCGGGCAGGTCAGCTTGCCCTTGGAGCCTTCGACGACGGCCTCAGCCCCGTGGATGGTCACTTTGACGCCTGACGGCAGTGCCACTGGCTTTTTTCCGATGCGAGACATGATGGTTTCCTTGGAAAGGGTTGGAGAGCGGTTTCTACCAGACGTGGGCCAGGACCTCGCCACCGAGGTTCTGCTTGCGGGCGTCCTTGCCCGTCAGCAGGCCCTTGGGCGTGGTGAGGATGGAGATGCCCAGGCCACCCTGGACCTCGGTGATCTCCTTGACGCCGGCGTAGACGCGGAGGCCGGGGCTGGAGATGCGCTTGAGGCCGTGGATGACCGACTCTCCGGTCTTCACGTACTTGACCTGGATGATGAGGTAGTCGCGGCCCTCGTGCTCGACGGCCTTGTAGCCGTGGATGTAGCCTTCCTGCTTCAGGATGGCGGAGAGACGCTCCTTCATCTTGCTGGCGGGCACGACCACGGCGTCGTGGCCGGCCATGATGCCATTGCGGAGGCGGGTGAGGTAATCGGCGATCGGATCAGTGTTCATGGATGCCTCTCCTTACCAGCTGGACTTCTGGACGCCCGGGAGCTCGCCGGCGAGGGCGTGCTTGCGGAAACAAAGGCGGCAGAGTTCGAACTTGCGCATGTAGCCCCGGGGACGGCCGCACACCTTGCAGCGGTTCCGGTGCTGAGTGGAAAACTTGGGCTTGACGCTGTCCTTGTAGATCTTGTTGGTGCTAGCCATGTGGGCTCCCTATTTCCGGAAAGGCATGCCCAGGTGGGCAAGCAGGGCACGGGCCTCGGGGTCCGTGGGCGCTGAAGTCACGAAGGTGATGTTCATCCCCTTCATCTTTTCAACCTTGGAGTAGTCGATCTCCTGGAAGATCAGCTGGTCCTTGAGGCCGAGCGTGTAGTTGCCGCGTCCGTCGAAGGACTTGGTGGGGACGCCGCGGAAGTCGCGGACGCGGGGGAGCGACAGGCTCACCAGGCGGTCCAGGAATTCCCACATGCGGTTGCCACGCAGGGTCACCATGCAGGCGATGGGCATGCCCTCGCGCAGCTTGAACTGGGCGACGCTCTTCTTGGCCTTCCGGACGACGGCCTTCTGGCCGGCGATCGCGGTGAGCTCTTCCACGGCGACGTCCAGGACCTTGATGTTCTGGATGGCGTCGCCGACGCCCATGTTGATGACGATCTTGTTCAAACGGGGCACTTGCATCGCAGAGGTGTACCCGAATTCCGATTGAAGCTTCCCGGCCACTTCGGCGTGGTAACGGGCCTTGATGCGGGGTTCCGCACTAGTAGGCATTCTTTCCTCCATTTCCGGGGGACGACTACATCCCCAGGGTTCGGGAGGGCGAAAGGGCTTGGTACCGGCGGTCCGGCCCGTTTCCTTCCAACCTCGGTTGTCAAAGTGTTCCGCCGACGGACATCCATCGGCGGAATGGCCATTCTCTCACAGATGTGAAGGAACGGGATGGAAAATTCTTACTCGGCCCGCTTGCGGGTGGGCTTCTGGGTGGTGGGGTCGATCAGCATCACGTTGGAGGCGTGGATGGGAGCCTCCTTGGAGATGATGCCGCCGCCTTCACCGGTCTGCTGGTTGGGCTTGGTGGCCTTCTTGATCATGTTCAGGCCGCCGACGATCACCTTGTTGGTGGCGGGCTGGACCTTGGCGATCTGGCCGCGCTTGCCCTTTTCCTTGCCCGCGATGACGACCACTTCGTCGCCCTTCTTGAGCTTCATCTTGGTCGGTTTGTCCATTAGAGCACCTCAGGGGCGAGGGAAACGATCTTCATGTACTTCCGCTCGCGCAGCTCGCGGGCCACGGGTCCGAAGACGCGGGTTCCGACCGGTTCGCCATCCTTCTTGATGATGACGGCGGCGTTCTCGTCGAAGCGGATGTAGGACCCGTCCTTGCGGCGGAAGGCCTTCCGCTGGCGGACGATGACGGCCTGGACGACGGCCTTCTTCTTGACCGTGCCGCCCGGGATGGCTTCCTTGACGGAAGCGGTGATGACGTCGCCCAGCTGGGCGATCCTGCCCACACCGCCGCCCAGGGGCAGGATGCAGCAGATCTTCTTTGCGCCGGAGTTGTCGGCGACGGTTAGCATGGATCCCATCTGAATCATATCGGCTCCTTACTCGCCAGCTTTCTGGGTGATCTCGAGGACCATCCAGCGCTTGCGCTTGGAAAGGGGACGGGACTCCACGATCTTGACCACGTCGCCGATCTGGCAGGCATTGGTCTCGTCATGGGCCATGAATTTCGCGGTCTGCTTCACGGTCCGGGAGTACAGGGGGTGCTGGAACTTGCGCTCCACCTTCACCACCACCGTCTTGTCGGCCTTGTTGGAGACCACTACGCCACTGCGAATCATCTTATGTTCTAGGCTCATGGTTTCCTCACACAGCCAGTTTGGACTTGAGGGCGGTCTTGACGCGGGCCAGTTCGCGACGCGTCTTGCGGATCTCGGCAGTGTTCTCCACCTGTCCCACGGCATGCTGGAAGCGGAGGGTGAACCGCTTGGCGGCCAGGTCGGCCTCCAGCTGCGCCAGCTCCTCGATGCTCTTGCCAGCCAGTTCGCTGAATGGATTCTTCTTGTTCATCTCGTGCCTCTCACTCTTCCGGGGGGGTTCGGGAGATGAACTCGGTGGCCACGGAGAGCTTCATCTGCGCGAGGCGCAGGGCCTCCTTCGCAGTGGCTTCGTCCACACCTTCCATCTCGAACAGGATGCGGCCGGGACGGATCACGGCAACCCAGCCATCGGGCGCGCCCTTGCCGGAACCCATGCGGGTCTCGGCCGGCTTGCTGGTGGTGGGCCGGTCGGGGAAGATCCGGATCCAGATGCGCCCGCCGCGCTTGATGTGGCGGGTCATGGCGATACGGGCGGCCTCGATCTGCCGGTTGGTGAGCCAGCAGTGCTCGAGGGCCTTGAGTCCATAGTCGCCGAAGGAAATTTCGTTGCCGCGGGTCGAGACGCCGCAGGTGCGGCCCTTCTGGACTTTGCGGTGCTTGACCTTATTAGGCATCAACATGGCTGTTACCTCAGCGCTTCACGGTTTCGACGGCGGCTTCGGCGAGGTTGACCCACACCTTGACGCCGATGATGCCGTAGGTGGTGTTGGCCTCGGCAAAGCCGTAGTCAACGTTGGCCCGGATCGTCTGGAGGGGCATCTGGCCGGAGAGATAGTCCTCGGTGCGGGCGATCTCGGCACCGTTCAGACGACCGGAAACCTTGATCTTGAAACCCTTGGCGCCGAAGCGGATGGCGGCTTCCTCGGCCTTGCGCATGGCACGGCGGAAGGCGATGCGGCGCTCGAGCTGCTGGGCGACGCCCTCGGCCACGAGCTGCGCGTCGATCTCGGGCTTCTTGATCTCCTGGATGTCGACGCTCACGGGGCGCTTGAGCTTGGCCTGGAGCTCCTCGCGGAGCTTGTCGATCTCCGCGCCCTTGCGGCCGATGACGATGCCGGGGCGGGCGGTGAAGATGCGCACGGTCACCTTGTCGGCGGCGCGCTCGATGTCGATCTTGGACACCATGGCGTTCAGGCCGTGGAGCTGCTTCTTCAGTTCGCGGCGGAGCTTGAGATCCTCGTGGAGGAGGGTCGCGTACTCACGCTTGGAAAACCACTTGGAGTGCCAGTTCTTGTTGTGGACAAGACGGAATCCGTACGGATGAACTTTCTGACCCATGGTTTATTCCTCCCGGCCGAGTTGGAGCGTGATGTGGCAGGTGCGCTTCTGCACGCGGTAGGCCCGGCCCATGGGGGCGGGGCGGACACGCTTCATGCGGAAGCCCTCGTCCACGAAGGCGCTCTTGACGAAGAGCTCGTCGGGGTTGACGGCGGCATCCTTGTCGATGGCGTTGGCCACCGCGGAGTCCAGGATCTTCTTGATGTGGCCGGCGGCGTACTTCTTGGTGGAGGCCAGGATCCACTGGGCCTCGCCCACCTTCTTGCCGCGGATGAGATCGATCACGAGCCGGGCCTTCTGGGCGGAGCCGCGAAGGTGCCGGAGCGTGGCGGTGCTTACGATGGTCGTCATCTTACTTCCCCTTGGCCTTGGCGTCGGACTTGCCGGCGTGGCCCCTGAAGGTGCGGGTCAGGGAGAACTCCCCCAGCTTGTGGCCCACCATGTTGTCGGTGACGTAGACAGGGATGAACTTGTTGCCGTTGTGCACGGCGATGGTGAGGCCGATCATCGTGGGGACCACCGTGGAGCGCCGCGACCAGGTCTTGATGACCCGCTTGTCGTTGAGCTGCTGGGCGGTGTCCACCTTCTTCTGGAGGTGGGCATCGATGAACGGACCTTTTTTAAGCGAACGAGCCATTGACTACCCCTCCTAGTTGATCCGCTTGACGATGAATTTGGTGGTGCGCTTGTTGGAGCGCGTCTTGTAGCCGCGAGTCGGCTGGCCCCAGGGCGTCACGGGGTGACGGCCGCCGGAGGTGCGGCCTTCGCCGCCGCCGTGGGGGTGATCCACCGGGTTCATGACCACGCCGCGGACCGTCGGGCGAACGCCCAGCCAGATGCGACGGCCGGCCTTGCCCAGGGCGACGTTCTCGTGCTGCAGGTTGCCGACCTTGCCGATGGTGGCGTAGCACTCGAGGTGGATCTTGCGGATCTCGCCGGAGGGCATGCGCAGCTGGGCGTAGTCGACGTCCTTGGCCACCACCTGGGCGAAGGTGCCGGCGGCGCGGGCGATCTGCCCGCCCTTGCCGGGCTTCAGCTCGATGTTGTGGACTTCGGTGCCGAGCGGGATGTTCTTGATGGGCAGGGAATTGCCAACCAGGATGTCCGCGTTCTTGCCGGACAGGACGGTGCGGCCCACTTCCAGGCCGTCGGGGGCCAGGATGTAGCGCTTCTCGCCGTCGGCGTAGATCAGGAGCGCGATGCGGGCGGAGCGGTTGGGGTCGTACTCGATGGTGGCGACCCGGGCCGGAACGTCAGCCTTGTTGCGCTTGAAGTCGATGATGCGGTAGCGGCGCTTGTGGCCGCCGCCGATGTGGCGGGTGGTGATGCGGCCCGTGTTGGACCGGCCACCCGAACGGGTGCGGGTGCCGAGGAGGGTGCGCTCGGGGCGATCGGTGGTGATCTCCTCGAAGCCCTGCTTGGACATGCCCCGCTGACCGGGGGTCGTGGGTTTGAGCAGCTTGATGCTCATGATTATCCTCATGCCTCAAAGTGGCCGGGCGATAGTGGCATTTCTTGTCCGCCCGGCGAATGGATGAACGGTCGCTACTGCGCGGCCTCGGTGGCCTCGACCAGTTCGATATAGGCCTTCTTCTTGTTTCCGGTCGTGCCCATCCAACGGCCGAGACGCTTGCTCTTGCTGGGCATCTTGACGGTGCGGATGGACTTGACCTTCGCCTGGAGAAGGAGTTCGGCGGCTTCCTTGATCTGGTGCTTGGAGGCCCAGACGGCGACCTCGAAGACCTGGATGTTGGCCTCGCGCAGGAGCTGTCCCTTCTCGGTGAGGAGGGGCTTGCGGATCACTTCGAAAATCTTGGTCATGGCTTCACCACTTCCTGGAGGGCCAGAATGGCTTCCTTGGAGAAGACAACCTGGTCGAACTTCAGAAGGTCATAGACGTTGACGCCCAGGCTCTCGATGGTGTGGAGCTTGGGGTTGTTGCCCGCGGCAAGGGTCGCCTTGTCGGAGGTGCCGACCAGGAGGGCCGAACCGTCCACGCCCAGCTTGGTCAGGGTCGCGATGAGGGACTTGGTCTTGTGGGAATCCACAGCCCAGTTCTCGACGACCACCACCTGCCCGGAGGCGAACTTGGCGGAGAGGGCGTTCCGCAGGGCGGAACGGCGGGCCCGCTTGGGGAACGCGTAGTCGAAGCAGCGGGGGTTCGGACCGTGGGCCGTGCCGCCGCCCTTCCAGATGATGGAGCGGATGGAACCGACGCGGGCGCGACCGGTGCCCTTCTGCTTCCAAAGCTTGCGACCCGAACCGGAGACCTCGGACTTGTCCTTGGTCTTGGCGGTGCCGGCCCGGCGCCTGGCCAGGTGGTGCCGCACGGATTCCCAGATCAGGTGGTTGTTGATCTCTTCAAGCTTGAACACCTCGGCCATGAGCTCGACGGTGTCGACCTGCTTGTTTTCCAGGTTCAGAACGGGATGAGAGAAGACCGCCATGTTACGCCTCCTGCTTGATCACGACGTAGCCGCCCTTGGGGCCGGGAACGGCGCCTTTGATGAGCAGCAGGTTGTTCTCGGCGTCGACGCGGGCCACTTCCAGATTGCGGACGGTGACCTGCTCGGCGCCCATGTGGCCGCCCATGCGCATACCGGGCCACACACGGGAGGGGTAGGACGAGCCGCCGATGGAGCCGGGGGCGCGGTGGAACATGGAGCCGTGGGTCGCGCGGCCGCCCTTGAAGTGGTGGCGCTTCATGACGCCGGCGAAGCCCTTGCCCTTGCTGATGCCGGTGACGTGCACCTTCGCGCCGCCCTCGAACTCGCCAGCCAGGATGGAGTCGCCTTCCTTGAGCGTGTCGGTGGCGTCCACCTTCAGCTCGCGGAGCACCCGGACGGGGGCCACGCCGTGCTTCTCGCAGTGGCCCTTCTCGGGCTTGGAGGCGCGCTTGCCGCCGGCGGGATCCACAAACCCCACCTGCACGGCCTCGTAGCCGTCGCGGGCCACGGTCTTGCGCATCACGACCACGCACGGGCCGGCCTGGATTACGGTTACCGGGACAACCTGTCCCTTTTCATTGAAGATCTGGGTCATGCCCAGCTTCTTGCCGATGATTCCCTTGGTCATTATCGTCGCCTCCCTTTACCTGTTGCCCTGCCGGCTGAACACCTTGATCTCGACATCCACACCCGCCGGGAGGTCCAGGCGCATGAGGGTGTCCACGGTGTTCTGCGTGGGGTTCAGGATGTCGAGGAGCCGCTTGTGGGTGCGGATCTCGAACTGGTCGCGGCTCTTCTTGTCGACGTGGGGAGAGCGGTTGACGGTGTACTTCGACGTGCGCGTGGGAAGGGGGATGGGCCCCGCAACCTGCGCCCCGGTGCGCTTGGCAGTCTCCACGATTTCGCGGGTGGACTGGTCCAGCAGACGGTGGTCGAAGGCTCGCAGACGGATGCGAATATTGTCTTTCATCTTCACTCCAGTGGGACGGGTGTACCGTCCATAGACGTGGGGCGCTGACCGCCCATGGGTTTTGTTGTCCCGATAGCAGGGACAGGGCTAGTCAGAATAGCAAAAGCCATCGATTTCGCAATGGCTTTTTTTGATTTTCAAGGCTGCAGGGGAGGTTTCCCCCCCCGGCGAGCTTCGTATTTGGAGGTCTCGATCCATGGGATCTCGGGCGACCTCACCCCCGGATGGGGGCTGTGACTGCGTCCGGCGCCTAGACGCCCGGAATTCTGCTACTTGGTGCCGCGGACCTTGGCGATCACTTCTTCCGCCACGTTCCGGGGAGCCTCGTCGTAATGGCTGAACTGCATGGTGTAGTTGCCGCGGCCCTGGGTCATGCCGCGCAGGCTGGTGGAGTAGGCGAACATCTCGGCCAGGGGGACCTGGGCGGTGACGACCTTGACGCCGGCCCGGTCTTCCATGTTCTCGATGCGGCCGCGGCGGCTGTTCAGGTTGCCGATCACGTCGCCCATGTAGTCCTCGGGGACCACGACCTCGACGGCCATGATGGGCTCGAGCAGCACGGGGTTGGCCTTCTCGCAGCCGTTCTTGAAGCCCATGGAGCCGGCGATCTTGAACGCCATCTCGTTGGAGTCCACCTCGTGGTAGCTTCCGTCGTAGAGGGTGATCTTGATGTCCACGCAGGGGTAGCCGGCCAGGACGCCGGACTGCATGGCCTCCTGGATGCCCTGGTCGACGGGCTTGATGTATTCCTTGGGGATGACGCCGCCCTTGATGTCGTTGACGAACTCGTAGCCCTTGCCCTGCTCGTTGGGCTCGACGTAGATCTTGACGTGGCCGTACTGGCCGCGGCCACCGGACTGGCGCACGAACTTGCCTTCGGCTTCCACGCGCTTGCGGATGGTTTCGCGGTAGGCCACCATGGGCTTGCCCACGTTGGCTTCCACCTTGAACTCGCGCATCATGCGGTCGACGATGATCTCCAGGTGGAGCTCGCCCATGCCGGCGATGATGGTCTGGCCGGTCTCGGGGTCGGTCTTCACCTTGAAGGTGGGATCCTCCTGGGCCAGGCGGCTGAGGGCGATGCCCATCTTCTCCTGGTCGACCTTGGTCTTGGGCTCGATGGACACCTGGATGACGGGATCCGGGAAGTCCATGGACTCCAGGATCACGGGGTGGTTCTCGTCGCAGATGGTCTGCCCGGTGAGGACGTCCTTGAAGCCCACGGCGGCGCCGATGTCGCCCGTGCGGACCTCGTCGATGTCCTCGCGCTTGTTGGCGTGCATCTGGAGGAGGCGCCCGATGCGCTCGCGGCGGCCCTTGTTGGCGTTGTAGACGCCCGAGCCCGCGGCGAGGACGCCGGAGTAGACGCGGATGAAGGCGAGGCTGCCCACGAAGGGGTCGGCCATGATCTTGAAGATCAGGGCGCTGAAGGGCTCACTGTCCTTGGCCTGGCGCTCGATCGGGTTGCCGTCGAGGTCGTGGCCCTGGATGGCGGGCACGTCCAGGGGGCTGGGCATGTAGCTGACGACGCAGTCGAGCAGGGGCTGGACGCCCTTGTTCTTGAACGCCGAGCCGCAGCACATGGGGGTGAAGGCGAGGCTCAGGCAGCCCTTGCGGATGCCGGTGCGGATCTCGTCCTCGGTGAGGGTCTCGCCGCTGAGGTACTTGTCCATCAGGACGTCGTCGGTCTCGGCGACCATCTCGACCATCTTCTCGTGCCACTCGTTGGCGGTGTCGACCAGATCCTCGGGGATCTCGCCGTACTCCACCTCGAAGCCCTTGTCGCCCTCGCTGAAGGTCAGGCCCTTCATGAGGACCAGGTCGACCACGCCCTTGAAGTGCTCCTCGGCCCCGATGGGGATCTGGATGGGCATGGGCCGGGCCTTGATGCGGGTGCGCATCATCTCGCAGACGCGGAAGAAGTCGGCGCCGGGGCGGTCCATCTTGTTCACGAAGCCCAGGCGGGGCACGCCGTACTTGTCGGCCTGGCGCCACACGGTCTCGCTCTGGGGCTCGACGCCGCCGACGGCGCAGAACACCGCCACGGAACCGTCCAGCACGCGCAGGCTGCGCTCCACCTCGGCGGTGAAGTCCACGTGCCCGGGGGTGTCGATGATGTTGACGCGGTGCTCGATGTCCTTGAGGAAGCCCGTCTGGGCCGTCCAGGAGGCCGTGATGGCCGCGGAGGTGATGGTGATGCCGCGCTCCTGTTCCTGGACCATCCAGTCGGTGGTGGCCGCGCCCTCATGCACCTCGCCGATCTTGTGGATCTTGCCGGTGTAATAGAGGATACGCTCCGTCGTCGTGGTCTTGCCGGCATCGATGTGGGCCATGATGCCGATGTTTCGGTAGCGCTCGAGGGGAGTCGTGCGGGCCACGGGGGCCTCCTTCAGAGTTCAGAAATCAAATATCAGACGCGGGATCAACGTTCACTGTGCAAAAACGGGGGCCGATCCGTCATGATCGGCCCCGGTCATGCAGGTCCTGTACCTACCAGCGGAAGTGGGCGAAGGCCTTGTTGGCCTCGGCCATCTTGTGGACGTCGTCCTTCTTCTTCACGGAGGAACCGCGGAAGTTCATGGCGTCCAGGATCTCGCCGGCGAGCTTGTCGCGCATGGTGCGCTCGCCGCGGCCGGCGGAATAGGTCTTCAGCCAGCGCATCGCCAGGGACTGGCGGCGGCCCTGGGGGACCTCCACGGGAACCTGGTAGGTGGCGCCGCCGACGCGGCGGGACTTCACCTCGACGGAGGGCTTGATGTTGTTGAGGGCCTTCTGGAAGGCCTCGAGGGCCTCCTCGCCGGACTTCTTGGCCACGATCTCAAGCGCACCGTAGAGGATGCG from Geothrix sp. 21YS21S-2 includes these protein-coding regions:
- the rpmC gene encoding 50S ribosomal protein L29 — encoded protein: MNKKNPFSELAGKSIEELAQLEADLAAKRFTLRFQHAVGQVENTAEIRKTRRELARVKTALKSKLAV
- the rplP gene encoding 50S ribosomal protein L16, encoding MLMPNKVKHRKVQKGRTCGVSTRGNEISFGDYGLKALEHCWLTNRQIEAARIAMTRHIKRGGRIWIRIFPDRPTTSKPAETRMGSGKGAPDGWVAVIRPGRILFEMEGVDEATAKEALRLAQMKLSVATEFISRTPPEE
- the rpsC gene encoding 30S ribosomal protein S3; this encodes MGQKVHPYGFRLVHNKNWHSKWFSKREYATLLHEDLKLRRELKKQLHGLNAMVSKIDIERAADKVTVRIFTARPGIVIGRKGAEIDKLREELQAKLKRPVSVDIQEIKKPEIDAQLVAEGVAQQLERRIAFRRAMRKAEEAAIRFGAKGFKIKVSGRLNGAEIARTEDYLSGQMPLQTIRANVDYGFAEANTTYGIIGVKVWVNLAEAAVETVKR
- the rplV gene encoding 50S ribosomal protein L22, yielding MTTIVSTATLRHLRGSAQKARLVIDLIRGKKVGEAQWILASTKKYAAGHIKKILDSAVANAIDKDAAVNPDELFVKSAFVDEGFRMKRVRPAPMGRAYRVQKRTCHITLQLGREE
- the rpsS gene encoding 30S ribosomal protein S19 is translated as MARSLKKGPFIDAHLQKKVDTAQQLNDKRVIKTWSRRSTVVPTMIGLTIAVHNGNKFIPVYVTDNMVGHKLGEFSLTRTFRGHAGKSDAKAKGK
- the rplB gene encoding 50S ribosomal protein L2, with product MSIKLLKPTTPGQRGMSKQGFEEITTDRPERTLLGTRTRSGGRSNTGRITTRHIGGGHKRRYRIIDFKRNKADVPARVATIEYDPNRSARIALLIYADGEKRYILAPDGLEVGRTVLSGKNADILVGNSLPIKNIPLGTEVHNIELKPGKGGQIARAAGTFAQVVAKDVDYAQLRMPSGEIRKIHLECYATIGKVGNLQHENVALGKAGRRIWLGVRPTVRGVVMNPVDHPHGGGEGRTSGGRHPVTPWGQPTRGYKTRSNKRTTKFIVKRIN
- a CDS encoding 50S ribosomal protein L23, whose product is MTKIFEVIRKPLLTEKGQLLREANIQVFEVAVWASKHQIKEAAELLLQAKVKSIRTVKMPSKSKRLGRWMGTTGNKKKAYIELVEATEAAQ
- the rplD gene encoding 50S ribosomal protein L4, whose amino-acid sequence is MAVFSHPVLNLENKQVDTVELMAEVFKLEEINNHLIWESVRHHLARRRAGTAKTKDKSEVSGSGRKLWKQKGTGRARVGSIRSIIWKGGGTAHGPNPRCFDYAFPKRARRSALRNALSAKFASGQVVVVENWAVDSHKTKSLIATLTKLGVDGSALLVGTSDKATLAAGNNPKLHTIESLGVNVYDLLKFDQVVFSKEAILALQEVVKP
- the rplC gene encoding 50S ribosomal protein L3, which codes for MTKGIIGKKLGMTQIFNEKGQVVPVTVIQAGPCVVVMRKTVARDGYEAVQVGFVDPAGGKRASKPEKGHCEKHGVAPVRVLRELKVDATDTLKEGDSILAGEFEGGAKVHVTGISKGKGFAGVMKRHHFKGGRATHGSMFHRAPGSIGGSSYPSRVWPGMRMGGHMGAEQVTVRNLEVARVDAENNLLLIKGAVPGPKGGYVVIKQEA
- the rpsJ gene encoding 30S ribosomal protein S10 yields the protein MKDNIRIRLRAFDHRLLDQSTREIVETAKRTGAQVAGPIPLPTRTSKYTVNRSPHVDKKSRDQFEIRTHKRLLDILNPTQNTVDTLMRLDLPAGVDVEIKVFSRQGNR